Proteins found in one Streptomyces sp. NBC_00461 genomic segment:
- a CDS encoding ABC transporter ATP-binding protein: protein MTRAISLHDVSKTYTRGVRVVDRMSLDIRPGEFLVLLGPSGCGKSTVLRMIAGLEEITEGKLLLDGEYSNDLLPSDRNMAMVFQNFALYPNMTSRGNIGFPLRVESPGEDPRPRVDATARMLGIEDLLERFPSQLSGGERQRVAMGRAIARHPSAFLMDEPLSNLDAKLRNHLRAEISKLTRELGVTTIYVTHDQAEAMSLGDRVAVLRGGVLQQVGTPRVVYALPRNVFVAAFIGTPRINLLRGLVRAPLDGAMTISLGKQYLRLPEPLCLDHQLLRVQQGREVIVGLRSEAVRIAERSSARPGEVAITGLVEHVEFQGHEVLVHFNTGSQPAFVPDLEAPRPAVRPPRRRRREGGPTVLERMRERAGALRAGPVVVMDEQDDAPSAQPASSEPRLPGDLVVRTTPDIELRHGMQVPLLVDIAHLFVFDQHGERICPSPARLPDLEG from the coding sequence ATGACACGCGCCATCTCTCTGCACGACGTGAGCAAGACCTACACGCGAGGCGTTCGCGTGGTGGACCGGATGTCGCTGGACATCCGGCCGGGTGAGTTCCTCGTGCTGCTCGGTCCGTCCGGCTGCGGCAAATCCACCGTGCTCAGAATGATCGCCGGGCTGGAGGAGATCACGGAGGGCAAGCTGCTGCTGGACGGCGAGTACTCCAACGACCTGCTCCCGTCCGACCGGAACATGGCGATGGTCTTCCAGAACTTCGCCCTCTACCCGAACATGACGAGCCGCGGGAACATCGGCTTCCCGCTGCGCGTCGAGAGCCCCGGCGAGGACCCGCGCCCGCGCGTGGACGCCACTGCCCGCATGCTCGGCATCGAGGACCTCCTGGAGCGCTTCCCCAGCCAGCTCTCCGGCGGCGAACGCCAGCGTGTCGCCATGGGCCGGGCCATCGCCCGCCACCCCTCCGCCTTCCTGATGGACGAGCCGCTGTCCAACCTCGACGCCAAGCTCCGCAACCATCTGCGGGCCGAGATCTCCAAGCTCACCCGCGAGTTGGGCGTCACCACCATCTACGTCACCCACGACCAGGCCGAGGCCATGTCGCTCGGTGACCGGGTCGCCGTGCTGCGCGGCGGGGTGCTCCAGCAGGTCGGCACCCCACGCGTGGTCTACGCCCTGCCCCGCAACGTCTTCGTCGCCGCCTTCATCGGCACCCCGCGCATCAACCTGCTGCGCGGCCTGGTCCGTGCTCCGCTCGACGGCGCGATGACCATCAGCCTCGGCAAGCAGTATCTGCGGCTGCCCGAACCCCTGTGCCTGGACCACCAGTTGCTGCGCGTGCAGCAGGGCCGGGAGGTGATCGTCGGGCTGCGCTCGGAGGCCGTGCGCATCGCCGAGCGCTCCTCCGCCCGCCCCGGCGAGGTGGCGATCACCGGCCTGGTGGAGCACGTGGAGTTCCAGGGCCACGAGGTCCTGGTCCACTTCAACACCGGCTCCCAGCCCGCCTTCGTGCCCGACCTGGAGGCGCCGCGGCCCGCCGTACGGCCCCCTCGGCGGCGCCGCCGGGAGGGTGGCCCGACCGTCCTGGAGCGCATGCGGGAGCGTGCGGGCGCCCTGCGTGCCGGCCCGGTGGTGGTCATGGACGAGCAGGACGACGCCCCCTCCGCCCAGCCCGCCTCCTCCGAGCCCCGCCTCCCGGGCGACCTGGTCGTACGCACCACCCCCGACATCGAACTCCGCCACGGAATGCAGGTTCCGCTCCTGGTCGACATCGCCCATCTGTTCGTCTTCGACCAGCACGGCGAGCGCATCTGCCCGTCCCCGGCGCGGCTGCCGGACCTGGAGGGGTAG
- a CDS encoding class F sortase has translation MPRRRRRRPWYRTRAYRLARTAVIVAVLVTVVRCGGHHHTAAPVRAGGPAPAEAPAEPAPGVADGRPGAVEPTSSAGPAAPPRPLPRSPATSLRVPSLGIDAPIVAVRVGPDRQLGTPPLDRPKLVGWYQDGPTPGEMGTAIAVGHRDTRTGAAVFAALAQVHPGGRIEARRADGRTAVYTVDRVRVFDKARFPDKEVYGPSRRPELRVLTCGGLFSRRTGYSSNVVVFAHLTATR, from the coding sequence GTGCCGCGTAGGCGCAGACGCAGGCCCTGGTACCGGACCCGCGCCTACCGCCTCGCCAGGACGGCCGTGATCGTGGCCGTCCTGGTGACGGTCGTGCGGTGCGGGGGGCACCACCACACGGCCGCGCCCGTCCGGGCCGGGGGGCCGGCGCCCGCCGAGGCGCCTGCCGAGCCGGCCCCCGGCGTCGCCGACGGACGGCCCGGGGCAGTCGAGCCGACGTCCTCGGCGGGGCCCGCCGCACCGCCCCGGCCGCTGCCCCGGTCGCCGGCGACCAGCCTGCGCGTACCGTCTCTGGGGATCGACGCGCCGATCGTCGCGGTGCGGGTCGGCCCCGACCGCCAGCTCGGCACCCCGCCGCTGGACAGACCCAAGCTCGTCGGCTGGTACCAGGACGGGCCCACACCGGGCGAGATGGGCACGGCCATCGCCGTCGGCCACCGTGACACGAGGACCGGCGCCGCCGTCTTCGCCGCGCTCGCGCAGGTGCACCCCGGCGGCCGGATCGAGGCCCGGCGCGCCGACGGCCGCACCGCGGTCTACACCGTCGACCGCGTCCGGGTCTTCGACAAGGCCCGCTTCCCCGACAAGGAGGTGTACGGCCCGAGCCGGCGCCCCGAGCTGCGCGTGCTCACCTGCGGTGGTCTCTTCAGTCGCCGGACGGGCTACAGCAGCAACGTCGTCGTCTTCGCGCATCTGACGGCGACCCGCTGA